A single genomic interval of Picosynechococcus sp. PCC 7003 harbors:
- a CDS encoding sulfate ABC transporter substrate-binding protein, with protein MKKPNLSLKTLAIAAVLGSTIAACGSPNQSTTSQPETTAAQTQSQEPVTITLVTYAVTRSAYEKIIPLFVEQWKAETGQTVTIEQSYGGSGSQTRAVIDGLEADIVALALGSDINAIEESGLIDPGWETESPRDSVVTSSVIAIVPRDPNLQITEWTDLAENNLEIITANPKTSGGARWNFLGLWGAITQTGGTEAEAREFVSTIYKNAPILPKNARESTDVFYQQGQGDILLNYENEVYLANLQGENQPYTVLTDFNIAIDNPVAVVDKTVDERNTREVSEAFVEFLFTPEAQAIFAEVGFRPTDPGVAAQVADQYPEIENLATIEDFGGWREAQPKFFGDGGIFDQIFQQ; from the coding sequence ATGAAAAAGCCTAATTTGTCCCTAAAAACTTTGGCGATCGCCGCCGTCTTAGGCAGCACCATCGCTGCTTGCGGTAGCCCAAACCAAAGCACCACCTCCCAGCCTGAAACTACAGCGGCCCAGACTCAATCCCAAGAGCCAGTTACCATCACCCTTGTCACCTATGCCGTCACCCGCAGCGCCTACGAAAAAATCATTCCGCTCTTCGTTGAGCAGTGGAAAGCAGAAACCGGACAAACCGTAACCATCGAGCAAAGCTATGGGGGATCTGGTTCCCAAACCCGTGCTGTTATTGATGGCTTGGAAGCAGATATTGTCGCCCTTGCCCTTGGATCTGATATCAACGCCATTGAAGAGTCGGGTCTGATTGATCCTGGTTGGGAAACAGAATCTCCCCGTGATAGTGTGGTGACCTCGTCTGTGATTGCGATCGTGCCCCGTGACCCCAATTTGCAAATCACGGAGTGGACTGATCTTGCTGAAAACAACTTAGAAATTATTACGGCCAACCCCAAAACGTCAGGTGGTGCCCGCTGGAATTTCCTTGGTCTTTGGGGCGCAATCACCCAAACCGGTGGAACCGAAGCCGAAGCGCGAGAATTTGTGAGCACAATCTATAAAAATGCGCCGATCCTGCCAAAAAATGCACGGGAATCCACCGATGTTTTCTATCAGCAGGGGCAAGGAGATATTCTTTTGAACTATGAAAATGAAGTTTATCTCGCCAACTTACAAGGAGAAAACCAGCCCTATACTGTCCTGACAGATTTCAATATTGCCATTGATAATCCCGTTGCTGTTGTGGATAAAACCGTTGATGAACGCAATACGCGGGAAGTGTCAGAGGCTTTTGTGGAATTTCTCTTTACGCCTGAAGCCCAAGCCATTTTCGCAGAAGTTGGGTTTCGACCGACAGATCCCGGAGTTGCCGCTCAAGTTGCGGATCAATACCCAGAGATTGAAAACCTAGCAACCATTGAAGACTTTGGTGGCTGGCGCGAAGCACAACCAAAATTCTTTGGTGATGGCGGCATCTTTGATCAAATTTTTCAACAGTAA
- a CDS encoding NIL domain-containing protein, with the protein MSHESAEKNIGDRHTQVNVLVQVPKQYQQDPIITQLAVKHNVQVNILAATLGTDTTVSGWFDLQISGPNQAVKDALLYLEDHNVGVYHKESPETDGW; encoded by the coding sequence ATGTCCCATGAATCAGCAGAAAAAAATATAGGCGATCGCCACACCCAAGTAAACGTTTTAGTGCAAGTTCCGAAGCAGTATCAACAGGATCCAATCATCACCCAGTTAGCTGTTAAACATAATGTTCAAGTTAATATTTTAGCAGCAACTCTTGGCACAGATACGACTGTTAGTGGTTGGTTTGATCTACAAATTTCTGGCCCCAATCAAGCAGTAAAAGACGCACTCCTCTACCTAGAAGATCATAACGTTGGTGTTTACCATAAAGAATCTCCGGAAACTGACGGGTGGTGA
- the cysT gene encoding sulfate ABC transporter permease subunit CysT: MKILSLALPRKLFSIRSIQFPKNTIPWSVTITYLALILILPTFALIQKSLSLSISEYLEIALSPVALSAYGVTFITAIAAGAINGILGTIIAWVLVRYEFPLKRIVDAAIDIPFAVPTAVAGLVLATLYNDQGWIGQLFAPLGIKIAYTRIGVFIAMLFISLPFVVRTLQPVLRELEEETEHAAWSLGATESQTFWRVIFPPLIPPILTGVALGFSRAVGEYGSVVLVSSGIPFKDLIAPVLIFQRLEAFDYEGATVIGSVLLIVSLLLLFIINFLQQWGRRYAN, encoded by the coding sequence ATGAAAATTTTATCTTTAGCACTGCCGCGTAAATTATTTTCGATAAGGTCAATCCAATTTCCAAAAAACACGATCCCTTGGTCAGTAACCATTACTTACCTAGCGTTGATTCTGATTTTGCCTACCTTCGCTTTAATCCAAAAATCCCTGAGTTTAAGCATCTCAGAATACCTAGAAATTGCTTTATCTCCGGTAGCTTTGTCTGCCTATGGTGTGACTTTTATTACGGCGATCGCCGCTGGGGCAATTAATGGCATATTAGGCACGATCATCGCTTGGGTCTTAGTACGCTATGAATTCCCCCTCAAACGAATTGTTGATGCAGCCATTGATATTCCCTTCGCTGTACCGACAGCCGTTGCCGGCCTTGTTTTAGCGACGCTCTACAACGATCAAGGTTGGATTGGACAACTTTTTGCCCCTTTAGGGATCAAGATTGCTTACACTCGAATCGGCGTTTTTATCGCGATGTTATTTATCTCTCTCCCCTTTGTGGTGCGCACTCTCCAGCCAGTATTACGCGAACTCGAAGAAGAAACAGAGCACGCTGCTTGGTCTCTGGGAGCTACTGAAAGTCAAACCTTCTGGCGTGTTATTTTTCCACCCCTAATCCCACCAATCTTAACGGGAGTGGCCCTCGGATTTTCACGGGCTGTCGGTGAATATGGCTCCGTTGTGCTTGTTTCATCGGGGATTCCTTTCAAAGACTTAATTGCCCCAGTACTAATTTTCCAACGCCTAGAAGCGTTTGATTACGAAGGGGCGACGGTGATTGGTTCAGTGCTTTTAATTGTTTCTTTGCTGCTTCTATTTATTATCAATTTTCTACAGCAATGGGGAAGGCGCTATGCAAACTAA
- the cysW gene encoding sulfate ABC transporter permease subunit CysW, whose protein sequence is MQTKIKSFEFKLSPQWLIGITLTYLALILLIPILAIFYEAFHQGVSVFFESIQARAFIQAVKLTVIIALISVPLNTIFGLCAAWVLARKQFWGRTLCLSVIDLPFSISPVVAGLMIVLLYGQNGWLGALFEQANIKILFALPGMVIATLFVTLPFVAREVIPVLEEMGSDQEESARTLGASDWQIFWRVTLPNIRWGLLYGVLLTNARAMGEFGAVSVVSGSILGKTATLPIFVEQEHMNYATESAFAAAVILALLACVTLVLKEILERNTHSA, encoded by the coding sequence ATGCAAACTAAAATTAAATCCTTTGAATTTAAGCTTTCTCCCCAATGGCTAATTGGGATTACGCTTACTTATCTCGCTTTAATTCTTTTAATTCCCATTCTTGCCATTTTTTATGAAGCCTTTCACCAAGGAGTTTCCGTTTTCTTTGAATCAATCCAAGCCCGCGCTTTTATTCAAGCAGTTAAATTAACGGTGATCATTGCTTTAATTAGCGTGCCATTGAATACAATATTTGGTCTTTGTGCCGCTTGGGTATTGGCAAGAAAACAATTTTGGGGGCGAACTTTATGTCTCAGTGTGATCGATCTTCCTTTTTCAATTTCCCCCGTCGTTGCTGGCTTGATGATTGTTTTACTTTATGGGCAAAATGGTTGGCTAGGTGCTCTTTTTGAACAGGCAAATATCAAGATTCTTTTTGCTTTGCCGGGCATGGTGATTGCCACACTTTTTGTAACGTTGCCATTTGTCGCCAGAGAAGTTATTCCTGTTTTAGAAGAAATGGGATCAGATCAAGAAGAATCCGCCCGAACGCTTGGTGCGAGTGATTGGCAAATTTTTTGGCGGGTGACATTACCCAATATTCGTTGGGGATTGCTCTATGGAGTTTTGCTGACAAATGCCCGGGCAATGGGAGAATTTGGGGCTGTTTCAGTGGTTTCTGGGAGCATCCTCGGCAAAACAGCAACACTACCGATTTTTGTAGAGCAAGAACATATGAATTATGCAACTGAATCAGCTTTTGCGGCGGCGGTTATTTTAGCTTTACTTGCCTGTGTGACGCTGGTGCTGAAAGAGATCCTAGAACGGAATACCCACTCCGCTTAA
- a CDS encoding sulfate/molybdate ABC transporter ATP-binding protein, with translation MSIFVNSVYKNFGTFQALENINLEVKEGTLVALLGPSGSGKSTLLRAIAGLETPAHGQVIINGQDATHVDIRRRNIGFVFQHYALFKHLTIRQNVAFGLEIRKKPKHLIRQRVEELLELVQLQGLGDRYPSQLSGGQRQRVALARALAVQPQVLLLDEPFGALDAKVRKELRAWLRRLHEEVHVTSIFVTHDQEEAMEVADEIVVMNHGRIEQVGSPAEIYDHPATPFVMNFIGEVNVLPSRHSLIRNHPDTAPHHATHAVFVRPHDLDLQIDGDPTALPGMVKRIIYRGSDVQVEVLTADQEIIMAHLSREKLAQLHIEVGQTVYLRPKQAKVFAVNAESQPVPRQS, from the coding sequence ATGAGTATCTTTGTGAATTCGGTTTATAAAAATTTTGGTACGTTTCAGGCTTTAGAAAATATCAATTTAGAAGTCAAAGAAGGGACATTGGTTGCCTTATTAGGGCCATCTGGTTCTGGAAAATCAACCCTCCTCCGGGCGATCGCCGGACTAGAAACCCCTGCTCATGGACAAGTGATTATCAACGGTCAAGATGCGACCCATGTAGATATTCGGCGGCGGAATATTGGCTTTGTATTCCAGCACTATGCCCTGTTTAAACACCTAACCATTCGCCAAAATGTTGCCTTTGGGCTTGAGATCCGCAAAAAACCGAAGCACCTCATTCGCCAGCGGGTCGAAGAGCTATTAGAGCTGGTTCAACTACAGGGTTTAGGCGATCGCTACCCTTCCCAGTTATCCGGCGGTCAACGCCAACGGGTCGCCTTAGCCCGTGCTTTGGCAGTGCAGCCCCAAGTTTTGTTGCTTGATGAACCCTTCGGTGCCCTAGATGCAAAAGTCAGAAAAGAACTCCGGGCTTGGTTGCGTCGTCTTCATGAAGAAGTTCATGTCACCAGTATTTTTGTCACCCATGATCAAGAAGAAGCCATGGAAGTTGCCGACGAAATCGTTGTGATGAACCACGGACGCATTGAACAGGTCGGAAGCCCTGCGGAAATTTATGACCACCCTGCTACCCCCTTTGTGATGAACTTCATTGGGGAAGTGAACGTTTTACCCAGTCGTCACTCCTTGATCCGCAATCACCCGGATACAGCCCCCCATCACGCGACCCATGCTGTATTTGTTCGTCCCCATGATTTAGATTTACAAATCGATGGTGACCCGACTGCTTTGCCCGGCATGGTCAAGCGAATCATTTATCGAGGCTCCGATGTCCAAGTGGAGGTACTGACGGCAGATCAAGAAATTATCATGGCCCACCTTAGTCGAGAAAAACTTGCCCAGTTACATATTGAAGTTGGCCAAACCGTTTATCTCAGGCCGAAACAGGCAAAGGTCTTTGCGGTCAATGCGGAGTCCCAACCCGTGCCGAGGCAATCTTAA
- a CDS encoding Crp/Fnr family transcriptional regulator, producing MAKSVQAPKVPKIITELTENNFFFRGMDPDELQNWLDPAALITEKLYSSRPIYTAFRPNHNLEFLYVLLAGGPVIVRSTPLDRILAITYMGSCFGMRNLPIGFGQVSRSFPSLVEAYKTTDVLKIPVAAVQQLYDNSPEFRDRYNLSFELREKFQYHLLNCSTYPPQAVASLLRALIYQERSLTNQPQRDGIFSFDLPVDIIAHACQLNHRTVEQVLKGMTKVKLITTGKSAEGQGDLIQVLNPEGLKEVYSATRDKVSWWPLK from the coding sequence ATGGCAAAATCTGTCCAAGCTCCCAAAGTGCCAAAAATCATCACTGAGTTGACCGAAAACAATTTTTTCTTTCGGGGAATGGATCCAGATGAATTGCAAAATTGGCTTGATCCAGCGGCATTAATCACCGAAAAACTCTATTCCAGTCGGCCGATCTATACGGCTTTTCGCCCGAACCACAATTTGGAATTTCTCTACGTGTTGCTTGCGGGGGGGCCAGTGATTGTGCGGAGTACGCCCCTCGACCGCATTTTGGCGATCACCTATATGGGCAGTTGTTTTGGCATGCGAAATCTTCCCATTGGCTTTGGGCAGGTGAGTCGCAGTTTTCCCAGTTTGGTAGAAGCCTACAAAACCACCGATGTCCTAAAGATTCCGGTGGCAGCGGTGCAACAGCTTTATGACAATAGTCCCGAGTTTCGCGATCGCTATAACCTGAGTTTCGAATTACGGGAAAAATTTCAATACCATCTGCTGAACTGTAGTACCTACCCGCCCCAGGCCGTCGCTTCTCTGTTACGGGCTTTAATTTATCAAGAGCGATCGCTGACCAATCAACCCCAGCGTGATGGCATTTTTAGCTTTGATTTACCCGTCGATATCATTGCCCACGCCTGCCAACTCAACCACCGCACTGTTGAACAGGTTCTCAAGGGGATGACAAAAGTCAAGCTCATTACCACCGGAAAATCCGCCGAAGGTCAGGGGGATCTGATCCAAGTGTTGAATCCAGAGGGTCTCAAGGAAGTTTACAGTGCGACCCGGGATAAGGTTTCTTGGTGGCCCCTGAAGTAA
- a CDS encoding DUF2997 domain-containing protein has product MNMETLEFIIYPDGRVQEKVTGIVGSSCQEVTAAIEKQLGIVLSQEQTSEYFAQPVSQTATTTNSVQSNW; this is encoded by the coding sequence ATGAACATGGAGACATTAGAATTCATCATTTATCCTGATGGCCGTGTCCAAGAAAAGGTCACAGGCATTGTCGGGTCTTCATGCCAAGAAGTGACCGCTGCGATCGAAAAGCAACTGGGTATTGTTCTCTCCCAGGAACAAACCTCAGAATATTTTGCCCAACCGGTAAGCCAAACTGCAACGACGACGAACTCCGTCCAAAGCAATTGGTGA
- a CDS encoding DUF1257 domain-containing protein, which produces MSHFSNIKTKIRNLTSLKSALKDMDIEWKEGPSAVRGYKGDRRTAEVVIQQNNDYDIGFSWNGHEYELVADLQYWQQPLTVDGFLQRLTQGYAYHTILNETNKQGFQVSEQQKNEDGSIRLVVQRWS; this is translated from the coding sequence ATGTCTCATTTCAGCAATATCAAAACCAAAATCCGTAACTTGACTTCCCTCAAGTCTGCCCTTAAGGATATGGACATTGAATGGAAAGAAGGCCCCAGTGCTGTGCGGGGTTATAAAGGCGATCGCCGCACCGCCGAAGTTGTCATTCAACAGAACAATGACTACGACATCGGCTTTAGCTGGAACGGCCATGAATACGAACTCGTCGCTGACCTGCAATATTGGCAGCAGCCCCTAACTGTTGATGGGTTCCTCCAGCGCCTCACCCAGGGCTATGCCTACCACACCATCCTCAACGAAACCAACAAACAAGGCTTTCAAGTCAGTGAACAGCAGAAAAACGAAGATGGCTCAATTCGCCTCGTCGTCCAACGCTGGAGCTAA
- a CDS encoding ferredoxin produces MTFENSPQRSGFEPELGGFLRNDTERSGFEPELGGLLRQKGVYVDETTCIGCKHCAHTAPNTFYIEEEHGRARAYRQDGDPETVVQEAIDTCPVDCIHWLDYTELKEKEAARKDQVIRPLGFPQDGAGQAIARKPKPSRKP; encoded by the coding sequence ATGACCTTTGAAAATTCCCCCCAGCGGTCTGGTTTTGAGCCGGAGTTGGGGGGCTTTTTAAGAAACGACACGGAACGGTCTGGGTTTGAACCGGAACTGGGCGGCCTGCTGCGCCAAAAAGGGGTGTATGTGGATGAGACCACTTGCATCGGCTGTAAACATTGCGCCCACACAGCGCCAAATACGTTTTATATCGAAGAAGAACATGGCCGCGCCCGGGCTTATCGCCAGGATGGTGACCCCGAAACGGTTGTCCAGGAGGCGATTGATACCTGTCCGGTAGATTGCATCCATTGGCTAGATTACACGGAACTCAAGGAAAAAGAAGCAGCCAGAAAAGACCAAGTAATTCGGCCTTTGGGTTTTCCTCAGGATGGGGCAGGTCAGGCGATCGCCCGCAAACCTAAACCTTCCCGGAAACCTTAA
- a CDS encoding class I SAM-dependent methyltransferase, with product MALTRILEPEVMDDPTEAIAYDAMDFRAVNQDFVDLVVATYPQATALVLDLGTGTAQIPILLGQQQPQWHIKGTDLARSMLALGQKNVVAAGLSEQIELVYADAKNLPWPDQSFDVIISNSLIHHLPDPLPCFKEMGRLLKPQGKIIVRDLFRPDSTADIDRIVAAAEGPGFDDHQRQLFWDSLHAAFTVPEIEAIATEAGLTNAQIYQSSERHWTLIFPQP from the coding sequence ATGGCATTAACCCGGATTTTAGAACCGGAAGTGATGGATGATCCCACCGAGGCGATCGCCTACGATGCAATGGACTTTCGGGCGGTAAACCAAGATTTTGTGGATCTCGTCGTCGCGACTTACCCCCAAGCAACCGCTTTGGTTTTGGATTTAGGCACAGGGACAGCGCAAATTCCGATCTTATTAGGGCAACAGCAACCCCAATGGCACATTAAAGGTACCGATTTAGCCCGATCAATGTTGGCCCTGGGACAAAAAAATGTGGTGGCAGCGGGTTTAAGTGAACAAATCGAGTTGGTTTATGCCGATGCGAAGAATTTGCCCTGGCCTGACCAAAGCTTTGATGTGATCATCTCCAATAGCCTGATTCACCATTTACCTGACCCCTTGCCCTGTTTTAAGGAAATGGGCCGCCTCCTCAAACCCCAGGGAAAAATCATTGTGCGGGATTTGTTTCGCCCTGACAGCACCGCAGACATTGACCGGATTGTTGCTGCCGCCGAGGGGCCGGGTTTTGACGATCACCAACGGCAATTATTTTGGGATTCGCTCCATGCGGCATTTACAGTGCCCGAAATTGAGGCGATCGCCACCGAAGCTGGTTTAACCAACGCCCAAATTTACCAATCCTCAGAACGCCATTGGACGCTAATTTTTCCCCAGCCTTAA
- a CDS encoding tetratricopeptide repeat protein, giving the protein MAESVVVNRENFATVVLAASQEKPVLVDFFATWCGPCQILKPILQKLLQEYDFTLALVDIDQNPDLANEYGVEGVPDVRVVTQGKVIPGFVGVVTEAQIREILDNLDVKSSLDEAITQLQQYQNAGDLAQAKQCLDQLFNDYPKHPKVAIAAAEFLLHCQKPTEATRLLNTIPPDDPDYGAIAAQLRGRIFLQDISQTEPASELDQKYIRAAQLALAENYEEALLIFLEIVAGDRRYQDDGARKAMVTIFNLLGSTHPLTQKFQKQLMLTLY; this is encoded by the coding sequence ATGGCTGAAAGTGTGGTTGTCAATCGAGAAAATTTTGCTACGGTGGTGCTTGCGGCTTCCCAAGAGAAACCCGTCTTAGTGGATTTTTTCGCCACCTGGTGCGGCCCCTGTCAAATCCTCAAACCAATTCTCCAAAAGCTCCTCCAGGAGTATGATTTCACCCTCGCCCTGGTAGATATTGACCAAAACCCAGACCTCGCCAATGAGTACGGCGTCGAAGGGGTGCCCGATGTGCGCGTTGTCACCCAGGGGAAAGTGATTCCGGGGTTTGTGGGGGTCGTCACCGAAGCCCAGATTCGTGAAATCCTCGATAACCTCGACGTCAAATCTAGTCTAGATGAGGCGATCACCCAGTTACAGCAATACCAAAACGCTGGCGACTTGGCCCAAGCGAAACAATGCCTTGATCAATTGTTTAACGACTATCCCAAGCATCCCAAGGTGGCGATCGCCGCTGCCGAATTTTTGCTTCACTGCCAGAAACCCACAGAAGCGACCCGTCTGCTCAATACTATTCCCCCAGACGATCCAGACTATGGGGCGATCGCTGCTCAGTTGCGGGGTCGAATTTTTCTCCAGGACATCAGTCAAACCGAACCTGCTAGCGAGCTCGACCAAAAATATATCCGGGCTGCCCAGTTGGCCCTCGCCGAAAACTACGAAGAAGCCCTCTTAATTTTTCTCGAAATTGTCGCTGGCGATCGCCGCTACCAAGACGACGGCGCCCGCAAAGCGATGGTGACGATCTTTAACCTGCTCGGTTCAACCCATCCCCTAACCCAAAAATTCCAAAAACAACTGATGCTCACCCTGTACTAA
- a CDS encoding photosystem I reaction center subunit II PsaD, which produces MSNELTGKTPKFGGSTGGLLAAAEREEKYAITWSSAKEQVFELPTGGAAVMNEGDNLMYFARKEQCLALGTQLKTKFKPKITDYKIYRVFPSGETQFLYPLDGVPSEKVNEGREYQGKVDRNIGSNPEPATLKFSGVAPYEA; this is translated from the coding sequence ATGTCTAACGAGCTTACTGGAAAAACACCGAAATTCGGTGGCAGCACGGGTGGTCTACTCGCCGCTGCTGAACGGGAGGAAAAATACGCCATCACCTGGTCTAGCGCAAAAGAGCAGGTTTTTGAACTGCCCACCGGTGGTGCAGCGGTCATGAACGAAGGCGATAACCTCATGTACTTTGCCCGCAAGGAACAGTGCCTTGCCCTCGGGACTCAGCTGAAAACAAAATTTAAGCCCAAGATTACCGACTATAAAATTTACCGTGTCTTCCCCTCCGGCGAAACTCAGTTCCTCTATCCTCTGGATGGTGTACCTTCTGAGAAGGTAAACGAAGGTCGCGAATACCAAGGGAAAGTTGACCGCAATATCGGGAGCAACCCCGAGCCGGCAACCCTGAAGTTTTCTGGTGTGGCCCCCTACGAAGCCTAG
- the trpE gene encoding anthranilate synthase component I, giving the protein MIFPDFEQFRHLSQQGNFIPVYQEWVADLETPVSAWYKVCADQPYNFLLESVEGGENIGRYSFLGCDPVWILENKGDRTTQKFRNGDTKEFTGNPFDVLADCLASIKPIQLPELPPGIGGLFGMWGYELMRWIEPRVPVYERQEEDLPDGLWMQIDSLIIFDQVKRKIWVITYADLRDPAVSLEEAYQNACDRVTKLVLKLKLPLPVAAKPLEWLANPDGEALKYESNTSQAKFCQNVAKAKEYIKAGDIFQVVLSQRLQTTYEGHPFDLYRSLRLINPSPYMSFYNFGDWQLIGSSPEIMVKAEQTPDGKLQAMLRPIAGTRRRGKTQAEDLALEKDLLADPKEIAEHVMLVDLGRNDLGRVCEKGTVTVGDLMIIERYSHVMHIVSNVMGDLAPDQSAWNLLQACFPAGTVSGAPKIRALEIINELEPERRGPYSGVYGYYDFEGQLNTAITIRSMIVRSQGNQHHVFVQAGAGIVADSEPEREYQETLDKARGMLEAIRCLKV; this is encoded by the coding sequence ATGATTTTTCCTGATTTCGAGCAGTTTCGGCATCTCAGTCAACAGGGTAATTTTATTCCGGTCTATCAGGAGTGGGTGGCGGATCTCGAAACGCCAGTGTCGGCTTGGTATAAGGTTTGTGCAGATCAACCCTACAATTTTCTGCTGGAGTCCGTTGAAGGGGGTGAAAATATTGGTCGTTATAGTTTCCTCGGTTGCGATCCGGTTTGGATCTTAGAAAATAAAGGCGATCGCACCACGCAGAAATTTCGGAACGGTGACACCAAAGAATTCACAGGGAATCCCTTCGATGTGTTGGCTGACTGTTTAGCCAGTATTAAACCCATCCAACTGCCGGAACTACCACCGGGCATTGGGGGCCTGTTTGGGATGTGGGGCTACGAATTGATGCGTTGGATTGAGCCACGGGTACCAGTGTACGAGCGCCAGGAAGAGGATCTGCCCGATGGCCTCTGGATGCAAATTGATAGCTTGATTATTTTTGACCAAGTTAAACGCAAGATTTGGGTGATCACCTATGCCGACCTGCGAGATCCGGCGGTGTCCCTAGAGGAAGCCTACCAAAATGCCTGCGATCGCGTTACAAAATTAGTCCTTAAGCTCAAGTTGCCCTTGCCCGTCGCGGCCAAACCCTTAGAATGGCTCGCCAACCCAGACGGGGAAGCCCTCAAGTACGAAAGCAACACTTCCCAAGCAAAGTTTTGCCAGAACGTTGCCAAGGCGAAAGAATACATCAAAGCCGGGGATATTTTTCAGGTGGTGCTTTCCCAGCGGCTCCAGACAACCTACGAAGGTCATCCCTTTGATCTCTACCGTTCCCTGCGTCTGATTAATCCTTCCCCTTATATGTCTTTCTACAATTTTGGGGACTGGCAGTTAATCGGTTCTAGCCCAGAGATTATGGTCAAAGCTGAGCAAACCCCAGACGGAAAACTCCAGGCGATGCTCCGACCGATTGCGGGTACCCGACGTCGAGGGAAAACTCAGGCGGAAGATTTGGCGTTAGAAAAAGACCTCTTGGCCGATCCCAAGGAAATCGCTGAACACGTGATGCTTGTCGATTTGGGCCGCAATGACCTCGGTCGTGTCTGCGAAAAAGGCACGGTGACAGTCGGGGATTTGATGATTATCGAACGCTATTCCCACGTGATGCACATCGTTAGTAATGTGATGGGCGATTTAGCCCCTGACCAATCGGCTTGGAATCTACTACAGGCTTGTTTTCCTGCCGGAACCGTCAGCGGTGCCCCGAAAATTCGGGCTTTAGAAATCATCAACGAACTGGAACCAGAACGGCGTGGCCCCTACTCTGGCGTCTACGGTTACTACGACTTTGAAGGACAACTGAATACGGCGATCACCATCCGCAGCATGATCGTGCGATCGCAGGGGAATCAGCACCACGTCTTTGTCCAGGCGGGCGCGGGTATTGTCGCAGATTCGGAACCAGAACGGGAATACCAAGAAACCCTCGATAAGGCGCGGGGCATGTTAGAAGCGATTCGCTGTCTCAAGGTTTAA
- a CDS encoding MOSC domain-containing protein — MARVAALWIYPVKSCGGISSETVDVLTQGFKGDRQWMIVDPDGKFLSQRQYPQLARVKPHIAEDNLTLTFDNFSPLKLPWETTGSLKPVTIWRNQTQALDQGPEAAAWFSAVLQTSCRLVRQSPDHPRPLNPKYALWQDQTVSFADGYPVLLTNTASLKLLGEKLGATVPMNQFRPNLVVETELPFAEDHWRTLKISDITFVTAKPCERCVVITTNQATGDRHPTQEPLRTLGTFRRTAKGILFGINLMPTSSGKISVGDAVILNPTIS, encoded by the coding sequence GTGGCACGGGTTGCGGCTCTATGGATTTATCCGGTGAAGTCCTGCGGCGGGATTTCTTCGGAGACGGTGGATGTTTTGACCCAGGGCTTTAAAGGCGATCGCCAATGGATGATTGTTGATCCCGACGGGAAATTTTTAAGTCAACGACAATATCCCCAATTGGCCAGGGTTAAGCCCCACATTGCAGAAGATAATCTCACCTTAACTTTTGATAATTTCTCGCCCCTCAAACTCCCCTGGGAAACGACAGGCTCCCTAAAACCTGTGACGATTTGGCGGAACCAGACCCAAGCCCTCGATCAAGGCCCAGAAGCCGCCGCTTGGTTTTCGGCGGTGCTACAAACTTCCTGCCGTCTCGTGCGCCAATCCCCCGACCATCCCCGTCCCCTCAACCCGAAATATGCCCTCTGGCAAGATCAAACGGTCAGTTTTGCCGATGGTTATCCGGTGCTCCTCACCAATACCGCTTCCTTGAAGCTGCTGGGGGAAAAGTTAGGGGCGACCGTGCCGATGAATCAGTTTCGTCCTAATCTGGTGGTCGAGACGGAACTCCCCTTCGCCGAAGACCATTGGCGGACCCTCAAAATTAGCGATATTACCTTTGTGACTGCTAAACCCTGCGAGCGTTGCGTTGTGATTACGACAAATCAAGCCACAGGCGATCGCCACCCAACCCAAGAACCCCTCCGCACCCTCGGTACCTTTCGCCGCACTGCCAAGGGGATTCTTTTTGGCATTAACCTCATGCCCACAAGCTCCGGCAAGATTTCAGTGGGGGATGCTGTGATCCTGAATCCAACGATTTCTTAA